One segment of Synchiropus splendidus isolate RoL2022-P1 chromosome 4, RoL_Sspl_1.0, whole genome shotgun sequence DNA contains the following:
- the sdhaf3 gene encoding succinate dehydrogenase assembly factor 3, mitochondrial yields the protein MARPNHVARVCSLYKRVLVLHRFLPIDLRALGDQYVKDEFRRHKDASPEETRSFMLEWESYKDTLQSQIVELMANPENIVKFGADLPEKRLSDFQDEQIGQLYELLLESTKPNRQFNIQEETK from the exons ATGGCGCGTCCGAATCATGTCGCAAGAGTCTGCTCATTGTACAAGAGGGTTCTGGTTCTGCATCGGTTCCTGCCCATAGACTTGCGAGCTCTGGGGGACCAGTATGTCAAAGACGAGTTCAGAAGGCACAAGGACGCGTCTCCGGAGGAGACCCGGAGCTTCATGTTGGAGTGGGAG AGCTACAAGGACACGCTGCAGTCTCAGATTGTGGAGTTGATGGCAAACCCAGAAAACATTGTCAAGTTCGGCGCTGATCTGCCGGAGAAGAGATTGAGTGACTTCCAGGATGAGCAGATTGGTCAACTTTATGAGCTTTTGCTTGAATCAACCAAACCCAACCGACAGTTTAACATCCAGGAAGAAACAAAGTGA